The Candidatus Aminicenantes bacterium sequence TCATGGCGGTATAGCGCTGATCTGGGAAGCGGGTTACGGTTTCCAGCGTCACGTCAAAGGTTCCCTGGGGCACGGACATCTTCATATCCGCGACCGTTCGCAGGGTTTTCAAGCTACGGTAGCCTTTGTACACGGTGTCAAATGCCTGCTTGATCACGGCTGCGCCCCTGGCCAGTGATTCCGGCGTGGCCTCGGGGATGGTTTCCTCCATGGGCGGCGGCGGGATGGTGATGTCCACTTTTTTTACATCGCCCAGTTCGGAGAGCTTGCCGTCCATTTCGGCTTCCTTGCCCACAATGAGGATACGGAAGCGATCGGGATGCACGAATTCTTTGGCCACGGCCAGCACGTCAGCGGCGGTGACCTGTTTAATCGCGTCCATCATACGCTGCAGGTAACCTTCCGGAAGCCCGTAGAATTCGCGGCTCAATTCACGGTTGAGGATCCTGGCGGGGCTGCTGAACTGGAACACGAAGGAGTTAATGAAATAGTCTTTGGCTTCTTTTAATTCCCCGGAAGTCACCTCTTCCGCGCGGACCTTTTCCACCTCTTCCAGAATGGCGCGAATGGCCTTGATGGTGGACTCGGACTTGGTAAAGGTAAAGAAAGCGGTCTTGCCGGGATGGCGTTCCCCGGTTTCGATACCACCGCCCACGCCGTATGTCAGCCCCATTTTGGTCCGGACCCGGGAAAAAAGGCGTGAGCTCATTCCCTGGGAAAAGATGGCGTTGAACACCTTCTGGGCGGGTTCGGCTTCCAGGTCGCGGAGGGTACCCAGGTGGCCGATGTGAATGGTGCTCTGGTTGAGGTCGGACTTTTCCACCAGGAACACCCGCGCCTTGGTCGGATTGGGCTTGGCCTCCGGATACGCGGGTACTTCGGCCTTGTGGGTCCAGTCACCAAAATGGCGCTGGAAAACCGCCTGAACCTCTTCGGTGTCAACGGGGCCGGCCACGCCGGCCAGCATGTTGGCGGGAGCGAAAAATCGTTGATGGCAGGCCTCCAGGTCGGCACGCTTAATGGCGGCCAGGTGAGCGTATTCCAGCACCGGGGCAAAGGGGGAATCTTTCCCGTAAATCACGCGATCAAATTCCCGTGAGGCGATGCCGTTGGGCTCGTCGTTGCGCCGGGCGATGGATGATGACAGGCGTGTGCTCATCTCTTCGATCTTGTCCTTGGCGAAACGGGGCGAGCGCAACACCTGTGCCAGGGCGGACACCGCGGTGTCCAGGTCCTTGCGCAGGCAGGAAACGGTAACGGAAAAGTAGTCCCCGGCGGCCTGGACATCCAGGTTGATGCCCAGACGATCCAGGTAGAGATCAAGTTCATCACCGGTCCACTTTTTTGTGCCGCCGATGCGCATCAGTCCCGCGGTCATGGATGCCAGTCCCACTTTTTCCGCGGGGTCATAAACCGACCCACCCGCCACCAGAATGCGGATATCCACCAGGGGCAGCTTGTCCGTGCGCACCACGCGCAGGCGCAGTCCGTTTTCCAGTTCCGCCTTGTGGATGGGGGGGATATTGATCTGGTTGAGTTCGGGATAGTTTAATTTGTTGATGTCGGGTCCGGACGCCGCCGCCAGGTTCAAGGCGATCATTCCGGCCATGCATGCAATCATGATGAGGCGTTTCATTGCGACACCTCCTCTTGCGTCTCTTGGCGTTTTTCAATGCGGGCGATGGAGCGGTTGGAACGCACCAGGTACTTTTCCGCCAGGTTGCGGATATCCTCTGTGCTGACCGCGTCGATCTCCTGCATGGCCTCAAAGGCCTTGCGCCAGGATCCCTGCAGCACTTCAGACTGCAGCAGGCCCATCATGAAGTACAGGTCATTCTGCATCTGGCGCATAACCGTGACCTTCATGCGGGTCTTGGCGGAATCCAGTTCCTCGGCGGAGACCGGTTCTTTTGTCAGTTTCTCAATCTCTTCATCTATGGTGGTCAGCAATTCATCCGTGGTCTTGCCGCTGTTGGGCAGGGCGAAAACAAGGTAAAGCCCGGGATACTTGCTGCCCGGAAACCCGGCCATAGAACCCACGGCCAGGGCGGACTTTTCCTCCTTGACCATGCGCTGGTTGAGGCGGGAACTGCGTCCGGTGGTGAGGATGTAGTTGAGTACCTGAAAGCGGGTGAAATCGGCATGACGAACCGAGGGAATATGATAACCCATCACCAGCCAGGGCTGGCTTTCCTCAAAAATCGTAACGGTTTTTTCACCCAACTGGGGCTTCTCATCCGTAAACACCAGGGGATTGCGCTTGCCGGCGGGGATGCCGGAGAAGTATTTTTTTGCCATTTTGCGCAACTGCTTGGGTGTCACGTCTCCGGCCACGCCGATTACCATGTTGCCCGCGTGATAGTGGGTACGGAAATATTCCTGCACATCCCGGCGGGTGATGTGTTCAATATTGCTCATGGGGCCGATTACACCGACATGATAGGGATGGTCCTTGAACGCGAGGGCCTGGAGCTCCTCGATCAGCTTGCCCACGGGCTGGTTTTCCGTACGCACGCGGCGTTCTTCCATGATGACACCGCGCTCTTTGTAGAATTCGCGGAAGACCGGGTCGGTAAAGCGCGCGGACTCCAGGTAAGCCCACAACTCCAGGCGGTTGGAAGGCAGGCTGTAGAAGTACACCGTATAGTCTTTACTGGTGCCGGCGTTCAAGCCGACCACGCCGTTGCGGGTGAGGATGGAGGTGAATTCATTGCTTTTTACGTATT is a genomic window containing:
- a CDS encoding insulinase family protein; translated protein: MKRLIMIACMAGMIALNLAAASGPDINKLNYPELNQINIPPIHKAELENGLRLRVVRTDKLPLVDIRILVAGGSVYDPAEKVGLASMTAGLMRIGGTKKWTGDELDLYLDRLGINLDVQAAGDYFSVTVSCLRKDLDTAVSALAQVLRSPRFAKDKIEEMSTRLSSSIARRNDEPNGIASREFDRVIYGKDSPFAPVLEYAHLAAIKRADLEACHQRFFAPANMLAGVAGPVDTEEVQAVFQRHFGDWTHKAEVPAYPEAKPNPTKARVFLVEKSDLNQSTIHIGHLGTLRDLEAEPAQKVFNAIFSQGMSSRLFSRVRTKMGLTYGVGGGIETGERHPGKTAFFTFTKSESTIKAIRAILEEVEKVRAEEVTSGELKEAKDYFINSFVFQFSSPARILNRELSREFYGLPEGYLQRMMDAIKQVTAADVLAVAKEFVHPDRFRILIVGKEAEMDGKLSELGDVKKVDITIPPPPMEETIPEATPESLARGAAVIKQAFDTVYKGYRSLKTLRTVADMKMSVPQGTFDVTLETVTRFPDQRYTAMTIMGMKMETVINKDKGVVRRMGQTQPLPQEQVEAGRFGSMYHMANHADAYNFQYLEPATVEGTTYNVVYVTPVDGKDRWRKLYFNQQNGRLEIEEQVSQMPGSAGVAREINSDFREVSGIPFAFKSVSKVKDKTVAEVTVKKVEVNDAVDESLFNLE
- a CDS encoding insulinase family protein, whose amino-acid sequence is MEISPLSWRSSALTIRRKNMKRSIWVALILMATTWLAAADFDPSRFQDRIHEITLDNGLKFILLEDHSVPIASFVTYVNAGGSDERIGIFGISHFLEHLAFKGTSEVGTTNIEAERRLMAEMDRLFDRIRTEKDSLDPDEKKLEALNAELEKLKEEGAKYVKSNEFTSILTRNGVVGLNAGTSKDYTVYFYSLPSNRLELWAYLESARFTDPVFREFYKERGVIMEERRVRTENQPVGKLIEELQALAFKDHPYHVGVIGPMSNIEHITRRDVQEYFRTHYHAGNMVIGVAGDVTPKQLRKMAKKYFSGIPAGKRNPLVFTDEKPQLGEKTVTIFEESQPWLVMGYHIPSVRHADFTRFQVLNYILTTGRSSRLNQRMVKEEKSALAVGSMAGFPGSKYPGLYLVFALPNSGKTTDELLTTIDEEIEKLTKEPVSAEELDSAKTRMKVTVMRQMQNDLYFMMGLLQSEVLQGSWRKAFEAMQEIDAVSTEDIRNLAEKYLVRSNRSIARIEKRQETQEEVSQ